From a region of the Phaseolus vulgaris cultivar G19833 chromosome 6, P. vulgaris v2.0, whole genome shotgun sequence genome:
- the LOC137831756 gene encoding benzyl alcohol O-benzoyltransferase-like, with protein sequence MRMISIYKGLQPKSEELTVTQPKSICFIFLLFSSLIILMASSLSSSFSSSSLKFTVRRCEPQLVAPAIPTPHELKLLSDIDDQEALRFHIPMIQIYGKQESMAEKDPVEVIRQALSQTLVFYYPFAGRLREGPQRKLMVDCTGEGAMFIEADADVTLAEFGDSLQPPFPCFHELMYDVPCSQQITETPLLLVQVTRLKCGGFILALRFSHTMADGFGYQQFMNAWVEMARGATKPSIAPVWRRELLMARDPPRITRNHPEYEQIQDTLPSSNHNLIQRSFFFGRLDIAALRKSIPQHLQHCSTFDLITACLWRCRTKAMQIEANEDVRMMCIVNARGRFNPPLPVGYYGNAFAYPAAVTSAGKLCQNPFGYAVELINKVKGEMKEEYLQSVADLMVMKERSLLFTTVRSCIVSYLVQVKFRAMDFGWGEAVYGGVAEAGAGSFPGASYFCSAKNGKGEEGIIFPISLPAEAMERFTKEFNHMLRN encoded by the exons ATGAGAATGATTTCCATCTATAAAGGGTTGCAGCCTAAGTCCGAGGAACTCACAGTCACTCAACCAAAATCCATTTGcttcatttttcttctcttctcttctctcatAATTCTCATGGCCTCATCTTTAtcatcttctttctcttcttcttctctaaAGTTTACAGTGCGAAGGTGCGAACCTCAGCTGGTGGCTCCTGCTATCCCCACTCCTCATGAACTCAAGCTACTTTCCGACATTGATGATCAAGAAGCCCTGCGTTTCCACATTCCAATGATACAAATTTATGGAAAGCAGGAATCAATGGCAGAGAAAGACCCAGTTGAAGTGATTCGGCAAGCACTGTCGCAAACACTTGTCTTCTATTACCCATTTGCAGGTAGGCTTAGGGAAGGACCTCAACGCAAATTAATGGTGGATTGCACTGGAGAAGGAGCCATGTTCATCGAGGCTGATGCTGACGTCACACTGGCTGAGTTTGGTGATTCTCTCCAGCCTCCATTCCCATGCTTCCATGAACTGATGTACGATGTTCCTTGCTCACAACAAATTACCGAAACTCCCCTTCTACTCGTACAG GTGACACGACTCAAGTGTGGTGGTTTCATCTTGGCTCTCCGCTTTAGCCACACCATGGCTGATGGTTTTGGTTACCAACAATTCATGAACGCTTGGGTCGAAATGGCTAGAGGAGCAACCAAACCTTCCATTGCACCAGTATGGCGTAGGGAGCTCCTAATGGCAAGAGATCCACCTCGCATTACACGCAACCATCCTGAATACGAGCAAATCCAAGATACCCTCCCTTCTTCCAACCACAACTTGATTCAACGATCATTCTTCTTTGGACGCCTCGACATAGCTGCACTTCGCAAATCCATTCCCCAACACCTTCAACATTGCTCCACATTTGATCTTATCACAGCATGTCTTTGGCGATGTCGCACAAAAGCAATGCAGATAGAGGCAAATGAGGATGTTCGCATGATGTGCATAGTTAACGCACGTGGTCGATTCAATCCTCCACTACCAGTTGGTTACTACGGCAATGCTTTTGCATATCCGGCGGCAGTAACGAGTGCAGGGAAGCTTTGCCAAAACCCATTTGGGTATGCAGTGGAGTTAATAAATAAAGTGAAAGGTGAGATGAAAGAAGAGTACTTGCAATCTGTTGCCGACTTGATGGTGATGAAGGAACGAAGCTTATTATTCACAACTGTGAGGTCTTGTATTGTGTCATATTTGGTACAAGTGAAATTTAGAGCCATGGATTTTGGGTGGGGTGAGGCTGTGTATGGTGGAGTGGCCGAAGCTGGGGCTGGAAGCTTTCCAGGGGCATCTTATTTCTGTTCTGCTAAGAATGGAAAAGGAGAAGAAGGAATAATATTTCCGATTAGCTTGCCTGCTGAAGCTATGGAGAGGTTTACCAAAGAGTTTAATCACATGCTTCGCAACTAA
- the LOC137831758 gene encoding benzyl alcohol O-benzoyltransferase-like, whose protein sequence is MASSLSSSSSSSSLKFTVRRSQPQLVAPAIPTPHELKLLSDIDDQEALRFHIPMIQIYRKQASMAEKDPVEVIRKALSQTLVFYYPFAGRLREGPQRKLMVDCTGEGVMFMEGDADVTLAEFGDSLQPPFPCFDELLYDVPGSQQITNTPLLLVQVTRLKCGGFILALQFNHTMVDAFGCQQFMNAWAEMARGATKPSIAPVWRRELLMARDPPRITRNHREYEQIQDILPSSNHNLIQRSFFFGRLDIAALRKFIPQHLQHCSTFDLIAACLWRCRTKAMQIEANEDVRMMCIVNARGRFNPPLPVGYYGNAFAYPAAVTSAGKLCQNPFGYAVELINKVKGEMKEEYLQSVADLMVMKERSLLFTTVRSCIVSYLVQVKFRAMDFGWGEAVYGGVAEAGAGSFPGASYFCSAKNGKGEEGIIFPISLPAEAMERFAKEFNHMLRNQNQPQSTFANFITSTL, encoded by the exons ATGGCCTCATCTttatcatcatcttcttcttcttcttctctaaaGTTTACAGTGCGAAGGTCCCAACCCCAGCTGGTGGCTCCTGCTATCCCCACTCCTCATGAACTCAAGCTACTTTCCGACATTGATGATCAAGAAGCCCTGCGTTTCCACATTCCAATGATACAAATTTATAGAAAGCAGGCATCAATGGCAGAGAAAGACCCAGTTGAAGTGATTCGGAAAGCATTGTCACAAACACTTGTCTTCTATTACCCATTTGCGGGTAGGCTTAGGGAGGGACCTCAGCGCAAACTAATGGTGGATTGCACTGGAGAAGGTGTCATGTTCATGGAGGGTGATGCTGACGTCACACTGGCTGAGTTTGGTGATTCTCTCCAACCTCCATTTCCATGCTTTGATGAACTGCTGTACGATGTTCCTGGCTCACAACAAATTACCAACACTCCCCTTCTACTCGTACAG GTGACACGACTCAAGTGTGGTGGTTTCATCTTAGCCCTCCAATTTAACCACACCATGGTTGATGCTTTTGGTTGTCAACAATTCATGAACGCTTGGGCCGAAATGGCTAGAGGAGCAACAAAACCTTCCATTGCACCAGTATGGCGTAGGGAGCTCCTAATGGCAAGAGATCCACCTCGCATTACACGCAACCACCGCGAATACGAGCAAATCCAAGATATCCTCCCTTCTTCCAACCACAACTTGATTCAACGATCATTCTTCTTTGGACGCCTCGACATAGCTGCACTTCGCAAATTCATTCCCCAACACCTTCAACATTGCTCCACATTTGATCTTATCGCAGCATGTCTTTGGCGATGTCGCACAAAAGCAATGCAGATAGAGGCGAATGAGGATGTTCGCATGATGTGCATAGTTAACGCACGTGGTCGGTTCAATCCTCCACTACCAGTTGGTTACTACGGCAATGCTTTTGCATATCCGGCGGCAGTAACGAGTGCAGGGAAGCTTTGCCAAAACCCATTTGGGTATGCAGTGGAGTTAATAAATAAAGTGAAAGGTGAGATGAAAGAAGAGTACTTGCAATCTGTTGCCGACTTGATGGTGATGAAGGAACGAAGCTTATTATTCACAACTGTGAGGTCTTGTATTGTGTCATATTTGGTACAAGTGAAATTTAGAGCCATGGATTTTGGGTGGGGTGAGGCTGTGTATGGTGGAGTGGCCGAAGCTGGGGCTGGAAGCTTTCCAGGGGCATCTTATTTCTGTTCTGCTAAGAATGGAAAAGGAGAAGAAGGAATAATATTTCCGATTAGCTTGCCTGCTGAAGCTATGGAGAGGTTTGCGAAGGAGTTTAATCACATGCTTCGCAACCAAAACCAACCTCAAAGCACTTTTGCTAATTTTATAACGTCTACCTTGTAA
- the LOC137831759 gene encoding benzyl alcohol O-benzoyltransferase-like produces the protein MASSLSSSSSSSSLKFTVRRSQPQLVAPAIPTPHELKLLSDIDDQEALRFQVPMIQIYGKQASMAEKDPVEVIRKALSQTLVFYYPFAGRLREGPHRKLIVDCTGEGVMFIEGDADVTLAEFGDSLQPPFPCFDELLYDVPGSQQITDTPLLLVQVTRLKCGGFILALRFSHTMVDGFGYQQFMNAWAEMARGATKPSIAPVWRRELLMARDPPRITCNHREYEQIQDTLPSSNHNLIQRSFFFGRLDIAALRKSIPQHLQHCSTFDLITACLWRCRTKAMQIEANEDVRMMCIVNARGRFNPSLPVGYYGNAFAYPAAVTSAGKLCQNPFGYAVELINKVKGEMKEEYLQSVADLMVMKERSLLFTTVRSYIVSYLARTNFRVIDFGWGEAIYGGVAHAGAGGFPAVSYFCSAKNGKGEEGMTFSIFLPAEAMERFTKEFNDMLRNQNQPQSTSNFIRSTL, from the exons ATGGCCTCATCTttatcatcatcttcttcttcttcttctctaaaGTTTACAGTGCGAAGGTCCCAACCCCAACTGGTGGCTCCTGCTATCCCCACTCCTCATGAACTCAAGCTACTTTCCGACATTGATGATCAAGAAGCCCTGCGTTTCCAAGTTCCAATGATACAAATTTATGGAAAGCAAGCATCAATGGCAGAGAAAGACCCAGTTGAAGTGATTCGGAAAGCACTGTCACAAACACTTGTCTTCTATTACCCATTTGCAGGTAGGCTTAGGGAGGGACCTCACCGCAAACTAATAGTGGATTGCACTGGAGAAGGAGTCATGTTCATCGAGGGTGATGCTGACGTCACACTGGCTGAGTTTGGTGATTCTCTCCAACCTCCATTTCCATGCTTTGATGAACTGCTGTACGATGTTCCTGGCTCACAACAAATTACCGACACTCCCCTTCTACTCGTACAG GTGACACGACTCAAGTGTGGTGGTTTCATCTTAGCTCTCCGCTTTAGCCACACCATGGTTGATGGTTTTGGTTACCAACAATTCATGAACGCTTGGGCCGAAATGGCTAGAGGAGCAACCAAACCTTCCATTGCACCAGTATGGCGTAGGGAGCTCCTAATGGCAAGAGATCCACCTCGCATTACATGCAACCATCGCGAATACGAGCAAATCCAAGATACCCTCCCTTCTTCCAACCACAACTTGATTCAACGATCATTCTTCTTTGGACGCCTCGATATAGCTGCACTTCGCAAATCCATTCCCCAACACCTTCAACATTGCTCTACATTTGATCTTATCACAGCATGTTTGTGGCGATGTCGCACTAAAGCAATGCAGATAGAGGCAAATGAGGATGTTCGCATGATGTGCATAGTTAACGCACGTGGTCGGTTCAATCCTTCACTACCAGTTGGTTACTACGGCAATGCTTTTGCATATCCGGCGGCAGTAACGAGTGCAGGGAAGCTTTGCCAAAACCCATTTGGGTATGCGGTGGAGTTAATAAATAAAGTGAAAGGTGAGATGAAAGAAGAGTACTTGCAATCTGTTGCCGACTTGATGGTGATGAAGGAACGAAGCTTATTATTCACAACTGTGAGGTCTTATATTGTATCATATTTGGCACGTACGAATTTTAGAGTAATCGATTTTGGTTGGGGTGAAGCTATCTATGGTGGAGTGGCCCATGCTGGGGCTGGGGGCTTTCCAGCGGTATCTTATTTCTGTTCTGCTAAGAATGGAAAAGGAGAAGAAGGAATGACATTTTCGATTTTCTTGCCTGCTGAAGCTATGGAAAGGTTTACCAAAGAGTTTAATGACATGCTTCGCAACCAAAACCAACCTCAAAGCACTTCTAATTTTATAAGGTCTACCTTGTAA
- the LOC137831757 gene encoding benzyl alcohol O-benzoyltransferase-like: MASPSPSLSFTMRKCQPELVAPAIPTPDETKLLSDIDDQSYLRFHYSIIQIYQNESSMANKDPVIVIRQALARALVFYYPFAGRLREGRGRKLMVDCGGEGVMFVEADADVTLEQFGDNLQPPFIYSKAFLCDVPDSEDIKKLPLLLIQVTRLKCGGFVVSTGWNHVMADGAGLSQFMHAWAEMARGMKTPSISPLWRRELLMARDPPRITCNHREYDQIQDTLSSSDHHLVHRSFFFGPAQMAALRRLLPHHLRQCTAFDLITACLWRCRTKALQTDADEDVRMMCIVNARNRFRPPLPIGYYGNAFAYPAATSSAGKLCASPFAYAVELIHNVKGVVTDEYMHSVADLMVLKGRCMPTTVRSCLVSDLTRARFRDVDFGWGKALCGAPAKGSTGPFYGGTHIVSYKNSKGEDGLVLPVWLPAKPMQRFLKEMDDMLSGNHQNNPKTTPAFIRSNV, from the exons ATGGCTTCACCATCTCCCTCTCTGTCATTTACAATGCGTAAGTGTCAACCTGAGCTAGTGGCTCCTGCAATTCCCACTCCCGACGAAACTAAACTACTATCTGACATAGACGATCAAAGCTACCTTCGTTTCCATTATTCAATCATACAAATCTATCAAAATGAATCATCAATGGCGAATAAAGACCCAGTAATAGTGATTCGGCAGGCACTGGCACGAGCACTTGTCTTCTATTACCCATTTGCGGGTAGGCTTAGGGAGGGTCGTGGCCGCAAATTGATGGTGGATTGTGGTGGAGAGGGTGTCATGTTCGTTGAGGCTGACGCTGACGTAACACTGGAACAGTTTGGTGACAATCTTCAACCTCCATTCATATACTCTAAAGCTTTTCTATGTGATGTTCCAGACTCCGAAGATATCAAAAAATTGCCCCTTCTACTCATCCAG GTGACACGACTCAAGTGTGGTGGTTTCGTGGTGTCGACGGGGTGGAACCACGTGATGGCAGACGGAGCTGGTTTGTCACAGTTCATGCATGCATGGGCTGAAATGGCTCGAGGTATGAAGACTCCTTCCATTTCACCTCTCTGGCGAAGGGAGCTCCTAATGGCAAGAGATCCACCTCGCATAACATGCAACCACCGTGAATACGACCAAATCCAAGACACCCTCTCTTCTTCCGACCACCACTTGGTTCATCGATCGTTCTTCTTCGGACCTGCTCAGATGGCCGCCCTTCGTCGCTTGCTTCCCCATCACCTCCGACAGTGCACGGCTTTCGATCTCATCACAGCATGCTTATGGCGTTGTCGCACAAAAGCACTGCAAACAGACGCAGATGAGGATGTTCGCATGATGTGCATCGTGAACGCGCGTAATAGGTTCCGTCCTCCGTTACCTATTGGTTACTACGGCAACGCTTTTGCATACCCCGCCGCAACGAGCAGCGCAGGGAAGCTCTGCGCAAGCCCATTTGCTTATGCGGTGGAGTTGATTCATAATGTGAAGGGTGTGGTGACAGATGAGTATATGCATTCTGTGGCGGATCTAATGGTGCTTAAGGGACGGTGCATGCCGACAACTGTAAGGTCCTGTTTGGTATCAGACCTGACTCGTGCTAGGTTTAGGGACGTGGATTTTGGATGGGGCAAGGCCTTGTGTGGTGCTCCAGCGAAAGGTAGTACTGGACCCTTTTATGGAGGAACACACATTGTGTCGTATAAGAATTCAAAAGGAGAAGATGGCTTGGTGTTACCAGTTTGGTTGCCTGCAAAACCTATGCAGAGGTTTCTCAAAGAGATGGATGATATGCTCAGTGGCAACCACCAAAACAACCCTAAAACAACCCCTGCTTTTATCAGGTCTAACGTTTAG